The following proteins are co-located in the Anomalospiza imberbis isolate Cuckoo-Finch-1a 21T00152 chromosome 1, ASM3175350v1, whole genome shotgun sequence genome:
- the FBXL7 gene encoding F-box/LRR-repeat protein 7 isoform X1 yields MGANNGKQYGSEGKGSSSISSDVSSSTDHTPTKAQKNAATSEDSDLSMRTLSTPSPALIFPPNSPGFQNGRGSSTSSSSVTGETVAMVHSPPPTRLTHPLIRLASKHQKEQANIDRLPDHSMIQIFSFLPTNQLCRCARVCRRWYNLAWDPRLWRTIRLTGETINVDRALKVLTRRLCQDTPNVCLMLETVIVSGCRRLTDRGLYTIAQCCPELRRLEVSGCYNISNEAVFDVVSLCPNLEHLDVSGCSKVTCISLTREASIKLSPLHGKQISIRYLDMTDCFVLEDEGLHTIAAHCTQLTHLYLRRCVRITDEGLRYLMIYCTSIKELSVSDCRFVSDFGMREIAKLESRLRYLSIAHCGRITDVGIRYIAKYCSKLRYLNARGCEGITDHGVEYLAKNCTKLKSLDIGKCPLVSDTGLEFLALNCFNLKRLSLKSCESITGQGLQIVAANCFDLQMLNVQDCEVSVDALRFVKRHCKRCIIEHTNPAFF; encoded by the exons ATTCCGACCTGAGCATGCGAACGCTCAGCACACCCAGCCCAGCATTAATATTTCCACCGAATTCCCCTGGGTTCCAAAATGGCAGAGGTTCGTCGACGTCTTCATCCTCAGTCACTGGGGAAACTGTTGCCATGGTCCATTCGCCACCTCCCACCCGTCTCACCCATCCTCTCATCCGGCTGGCATCCAAGCACCAGAAGGAGCAGGCCAACATAGACCGGCTGCCTGACCACTCCATGATCCAGATCTTCTCCTTCCTGCCCACCAACCAGCTGTGCCGCTGTGCCCGCGTGTGCCGCCGCTGGtacaacctggcctgggacccGCGGCTTTGGAGGACAATTCGCCTGACTGGCGAGACAATCAACGTAGACAGGGCTCTCAAAGTGCTGACCCGGAGGCTTTGTCAGGATACTCCCAACGTATGTCTCATGTTGGAGACAGTAATTGTTAGTGGCTGCAGGCGGCTCACAGACAGAGGACTCTACACCATTGCCCAGTGCTGTCCAGAACTGCGGAGGCTGGAGGTGTCTGGCTGTTACAACATCTCCAATGAGGCAGTCTTTGATGTCGTGTCACTGTGCCCAAACCTGGAACACCTGGATGTGTCAG GCTGCTCCAAAGTAACGTGCATCAGTTTGACTCGCGAAGCCTCCATCAAGCTGTCTCCCTTGCACGGGAAGCAGATCTCCATCCGCTACTTGGACATGACAGACTGCTTCGTCCTGGAGGACGAAGGACTGCACACCATTGCCGCCCACTGCACTCAGCTGACCCACCTGTACCTGCGCCGCTGCGTCCGCATCACCGACGAGGGTCTGCGCTACCTGATGATTTACTGCACATCCATCAAGGAACTGAGCGTGAGCGACTGCCGCTTCGTCAGCGACTTCGGCATGCGGGAGATCGCCAAGCTGGAGTCACGTCTCCGATACCTGAGCATCGCTCACTGTGGCCGCATCACGGACGTGGGCATCCGATACATAGCCAAATACTGCAGCAAGCTGCGCTACCTCAATGCGCGGGGCTGCGAGGGCATCACGGACCATGGCGTGGAGTACCTCGCCAAAAATTGCACAAAACTCAAATCACTAGACATCGGCAAGTGCCCCCTGGTCTCAGACACCGGCCTGGAGTTTCTAGCCCTCAACTGCTTCAACCTAAAGCGCCTGAGCCTGAAATCCTGTGAGAGCATCACTGGGCAGGGCCTGCAGATTGTAGCTGCCAACTGTTTTGACCTGCAGATGTTGAACGTGCAGGACTGCGAAGTCTCTGTGGATGCTCTGCGATTTGTTAAACGACATTGCAAGCGCTGTATTATAGAGCACACCAACCCTGCTTTCTTCTGA
- the FBXL7 gene encoding F-box/LRR-repeat protein 7 isoform X2, whose amino-acid sequence MRTLSTPSPALIFPPNSPGFQNGRGSSTSSSSVTGETVAMVHSPPPTRLTHPLIRLASKHQKEQANIDRLPDHSMIQIFSFLPTNQLCRCARVCRRWYNLAWDPRLWRTIRLTGETINVDRALKVLTRRLCQDTPNVCLMLETVIVSGCRRLTDRGLYTIAQCCPELRRLEVSGCYNISNEAVFDVVSLCPNLEHLDVSGCSKVTCISLTREASIKLSPLHGKQISIRYLDMTDCFVLEDEGLHTIAAHCTQLTHLYLRRCVRITDEGLRYLMIYCTSIKELSVSDCRFVSDFGMREIAKLESRLRYLSIAHCGRITDVGIRYIAKYCSKLRYLNARGCEGITDHGVEYLAKNCTKLKSLDIGKCPLVSDTGLEFLALNCFNLKRLSLKSCESITGQGLQIVAANCFDLQMLNVQDCEVSVDALRFVKRHCKRCIIEHTNPAFF is encoded by the exons ATGCGAACGCTCAGCACACCCAGCCCAGCATTAATATTTCCACCGAATTCCCCTGGGTTCCAAAATGGCAGAGGTTCGTCGACGTCTTCATCCTCAGTCACTGGGGAAACTGTTGCCATGGTCCATTCGCCACCTCCCACCCGTCTCACCCATCCTCTCATCCGGCTGGCATCCAAGCACCAGAAGGAGCAGGCCAACATAGACCGGCTGCCTGACCACTCCATGATCCAGATCTTCTCCTTCCTGCCCACCAACCAGCTGTGCCGCTGTGCCCGCGTGTGCCGCCGCTGGtacaacctggcctgggacccGCGGCTTTGGAGGACAATTCGCCTGACTGGCGAGACAATCAACGTAGACAGGGCTCTCAAAGTGCTGACCCGGAGGCTTTGTCAGGATACTCCCAACGTATGTCTCATGTTGGAGACAGTAATTGTTAGTGGCTGCAGGCGGCTCACAGACAGAGGACTCTACACCATTGCCCAGTGCTGTCCAGAACTGCGGAGGCTGGAGGTGTCTGGCTGTTACAACATCTCCAATGAGGCAGTCTTTGATGTCGTGTCACTGTGCCCAAACCTGGAACACCTGGATGTGTCAG GCTGCTCCAAAGTAACGTGCATCAGTTTGACTCGCGAAGCCTCCATCAAGCTGTCTCCCTTGCACGGGAAGCAGATCTCCATCCGCTACTTGGACATGACAGACTGCTTCGTCCTGGAGGACGAAGGACTGCACACCATTGCCGCCCACTGCACTCAGCTGACCCACCTGTACCTGCGCCGCTGCGTCCGCATCACCGACGAGGGTCTGCGCTACCTGATGATTTACTGCACATCCATCAAGGAACTGAGCGTGAGCGACTGCCGCTTCGTCAGCGACTTCGGCATGCGGGAGATCGCCAAGCTGGAGTCACGTCTCCGATACCTGAGCATCGCTCACTGTGGCCGCATCACGGACGTGGGCATCCGATACATAGCCAAATACTGCAGCAAGCTGCGCTACCTCAATGCGCGGGGCTGCGAGGGCATCACGGACCATGGCGTGGAGTACCTCGCCAAAAATTGCACAAAACTCAAATCACTAGACATCGGCAAGTGCCCCCTGGTCTCAGACACCGGCCTGGAGTTTCTAGCCCTCAACTGCTTCAACCTAAAGCGCCTGAGCCTGAAATCCTGTGAGAGCATCACTGGGCAGGGCCTGCAGATTGTAGCTGCCAACTGTTTTGACCTGCAGATGTTGAACGTGCAGGACTGCGAAGTCTCTGTGGATGCTCTGCGATTTGTTAAACGACATTGCAAGCGCTGTATTATAGAGCACACCAACCCTGCTTTCTTCTGA